A stretch of DNA from Sander lucioperca isolate FBNREF2018 chromosome 8, SLUC_FBN_1.2, whole genome shotgun sequence:
aAGGTAACCCTTTTTATCATTTCACCCTCAGCTGAAACTCATCGTCCTTGTGTGTCTTAGTGTTGATATGGAAATTCATGTGTGGATGTTTGCATAATCAATTTACACAGCTAGTAGTAGTAATTCTCAAACCTCTCTCACTGTGGTAAAGTCTAAAAGGCTACTTATGCCTGTGGTTAAACACGACCAAATCCAGAACAATACAGCAAAGGACAGACTGGTGATTTGTCATGGTCAGAAACCTTTGCCCAGTCATTATGTGCACTCTCTGCCAATGGGGCAAAGTGCAAATGTTGTTAACACAGTCATTAATCTGCAGAGACCTGTTTACAGTAAGCTATAGTCAGAGCTTAAACGAGGCATGGCAGCCTAAGTttatacaaatacagtatataatgtgttgttttttttgtattgttgttaATCAtacattattgtcattttttcctAACGTGACATTAAGCCTCAGGACATTGTAGACTAATTGTTAAGAGGGAACATTTATTCAAAGAGCAAAACTGATGGAGTCATTGCTGTTTCAGTCATACTGGCTCATTTTCTGCTAAGAGCTGAGAGCATTCTTGTCATCAGTTTTCGAGGTTCCAGGGTGCACAgagacattttgtacagacggCTCCCTCTCTAGTCAGAAGGGCTGCCAGCAGGACGGCGAACAGCCTCCTCTTGGAAAGGAGGGAGGTTAGGATGATGAGTTGGCCCTCGCTAGAGTCAGATCATCAGCAGCCGTTCCACACCCCGCTCTCTTTCCAATGTCAGTAAGACATACCCAGCTGAGACACATGCCGCTTCAGCTGCCTCGTACAACACCCTCTTTTATCCGCAGCCTTCATTTGAAATGCTAAGATAGGCGCAACAGGAGGAAGCGTTTCGCCTCTGATCAAAGAGCTTCTTTGATATgcccccttttttttctctctctcttctgtctgtgtgtttgtgcaggcATATTCATAAAGGGGATAGCAGGTGATTGCTATCCCAAACGGCAGATACATTTGTGTCTCCTGTCTGCCGTCTCCTCCTCCTTACTGTAATTGCTCTGCTTTTTTGTTCCACCTTGATCCACTTTCTTCTCCTCCCCCTCGCCACAGCTGCTAAAACACAGCTATTGTAATCTCGCAGAAGTGCAGAGATAAAGGCCTGTTCCCTGCTTTCATTCTTGTTACATCCATCTCTCCAACTCCCGCCCTCTAGATAACAGGAGCCATCCTGCTGGCAGTGGGAATATGGGGGAAGGTGATGCTGGGCCCGTACATCTCTCTGATAGCCGACAACTCCACCAACTCTCCGTACGTCCTCATCGGAACCGGGACCGTCATCATCGTTTTTGGCCTGTTTGGATGCTTTGCCACCTGCAGAGGAAGCCCATGGATGCTGAAGCTGGTGAGAGGCTGTAGGGGGAAGGGTGAGGTGCATTGTTGCTTGGCGAGATGCTGCTTAATTAGCCTCAAGCCACATTATAAAGGGAATAATGGTTGACCTCTATCCTGTGGAGAGGGATCAGAAATCCAATAGATGCTACAGGGCACTTGTTCTTGTTACagttaattgtgtgtgtgtgtgtgtgtgtgtgtgtgtgtgtgtgtgtgtgtgtgtgtgtgtgtgtgggtgtgtgtgtgtgtgtgtgtgtgtgtgtgtgtgtgtgtgtgtgtgtgtgtgtgtgtgtgcgtgtgtgtgtgagagagcacaGGCAAATGATGCACTAAGGCAGAGGGTTTTCATGCAAACTATGCAAATCTCcctcttccttctcctctctctgtagTATGCCATGTTTCTGTCGCTCGTCTTCCTCGCTGAGTTAGTGGCTGGGATCTCTGGATTTGTGTTTCGCCATGAGGTCAGCATGCATGCAACACACCACGTGACAACAAGTCTCACACTAAAGCTGTGTAAAGCACTCTTATGCTGTTAATGTGTGGGATTCTGTGCGTATGTGTTTGCATTCTGCAGATAAAGGGAACCTTTCACAGGACATACACTGACGCCGTTCTGAATTACAACGCTGAGGATGAGGCGAGCCGTGCTGTTGATTACTTGCAGCATACGGTAAGTCCCCCGTGACACAAAATCATCAAGGTGAAACAGTTAATACATGCATCAGCAGCACACCAAAAAACAACCCTGAACACTAAAGGTTCGATTTTTCTAAAGGATAGcaaatatttttcttattgtcaacaaatctcatgaagaccaaaaactaaaatgtatttattctttaaaaaaacatataaaaatacTACCAGCCTTCTCTTTTAATCCTCATTTCCTCATTTAAATTTCtatgctctctctttttctgtgcATTTCAAGCTGCGTTGCTGTGGAGTGTATAACTACACTAGTTGGTTTGGCAGTGTGTATTACCCATCCAACGGCATTCCTGCCAGCTGCTGCTTTAACTCCTCTGACTGCAAACCAGAAGACCTCCGCAATGCAACTCTAGCCTTGAACAAGGTCTACCACCAGGTCAGTATGCCATTGTATTTTCTGCTATGTACTTTATGTAGTTTATGAATCTCACCATTCAGAACATAACTGTATTTACATCTGACAGAAGGAActcattcaccttttaaaaaccttttaaaCCATCTCCCTTCTCCATACACTAACAACTGCCTCAGATAGTCTCCCAGATATTCATCTTGCCCCTAATTTGCACATATACCATATAACACGTCCCTGTACCTTCCTCTGCAAACTAACATGCCCCCTGTGTTTCAGGGCTGCTACGAGCGGGTCACTTCATTCATGGAGACCAACATGGCCATTATTGCAGGAGTGACGTTTGGGATTGCCTTCTCACAGGTAAGAAAAGtttatgttgatgttttttagCATTAAATTATTAACAATATAGAGACATGATTACTGAAAACAAGCCAGACAATTGCTAATAAGATGAACAGACACATCTTCTAATCCCTTTAACATTGTGTGCTGTCAGCTTTGGCGCTACAGGAAATCTGATGGATTGctttatagaaaaaaaagaagagatatTATTTAAATTGCCTTTTTTGTGAAAGAAATTTTGACCTGAAGGAAAAGcacaagtttaaaaaataaaattaatgatggctgaattccatttagctgctttagtttcagggtcctagtgctggctcactgtcacactgtcatggcttacttGCACTTTTGAACAAAACAaagccatcgttaatgttattagtaacacctgcgTTTTTATAACTATGACCGATCaaaacctctgctgctaaaaaagGCCAATTGCATGAAACAAGTACCTGTCTAAATTGCCAGAAATAGACAACAATAGTTCCTTTTTTGAAATTCAACTCTAGTCAAAATGCACAGGCTcatatgcttttttttgttcttctcaacaaatacatgtacaacaataataatgtttttttatacagtaCTTTTTACAGAACatgtcacaaagtgcttcatacgggtaaaagtgttgaaaataagacaaaaaacaacaaacagaacaagaagttaaaaaatgagtaaaataaaaataatatttattaattgtATAAAATGATTGTTCTTCTCAACAAATCAAACAAGTTCTTttaatatagcaccttttacagaacatgtcacaaagtgcttcatatGGGTGAAAGTGTTGAAAATAAGACCAAAAAGaacaagaatttaaaaaatgaataaaataaaaataattatatatatatatatatatatatatatatatattatattatattttatagctgctttttaaaagtgtCAACAGAGACCCGGAACGTATAACAATAGGAAGGGCGTTCCACAGTGTCAGAGCCATCACTCCAAAGGCACAGTCACCTTTTGGTTTTAGTCGAGCGTGACGGACAACCAGTAAGCCCTGGTCAGAAGACCTAAGTGACCTACTGGTATTATAAGGATGAAGAGGGTCAGAGATGCACACAGGTGCCTGACCTTGCAAGGCTCTATATGTCAGAACAAGAAACATTAAATGAATCCTGAACTTGATACTTGAAGCCAATGTAAAGAGGATAAGATGGGAATGATGTGAGTCACTGCAGATAAGACGGAGGTCCTTATCATTTTCCCTATTTGTATCATTCACTGCATCTTATCCCTTTCTAAGTTTTTCATCTTGCCTTCAAGTGTGGCCGTATCAAACAGCTATAAACACTTCTGCCTTTAGACGACACCTCATAGGAACTACGTGGTTTGAAGCATGCAAAATTCAGTCTGCAATTCCCTTTTCACCTGTCTCAGCAAGTTGTCCCTGGACCGTCTACAACTGGTTAAGAATGCTGCTGCAAGGCTGTTGACCAGGACCAGCAGGACTTCTTAACCAGTTGTAGACAGTCCAGGGACAACTTGCTTAGACAGGTGAAAAGGGAATTGCAGACTGCCCAGGATTATACAAAAGCGTGAATGATCATCTCTAGCTCAAATTGTGAGACAACAGACCTGAGTTTGGCACTGTTTCttaaaatgtttcttctttctTGGAAGAAACATTTGCAGGTCAATGATTTCATATGTTGATCAAAATCCATAGCATGATCAAATGTAACACTGAGATTTCTGAGATTAGACTACAGTTGAAGAAAGGGACCCCAAACAATGAGCAAATGTGTTATCTGAAGCAACGATAAATTAAATTAGCTTGTCAAAGCTCAGCAAAATTGAACTCAATGCAGATTTACTTTGTCTAATTTAGTCTAGATTTCATTTAATATAATTCACCATTATTTCGCCACAAAATCCAGGTTCAAATGCTGGTGTCACCCTGCCATTTCAGGCTCTAAATCAAGCCTAACACTCAATAAACTGAATTTTGCATGCTTCAAACCACGTAGTTCCTATGAGGTGTCGTCTAAAGGCAGAAGTGTTTATAGCTGTTTGATACGGCCACACTTGAAGGCAAGATGAAAAACTTAGAAAGGGATAAGATGCAGTGAATGATACAAATAGGGAAAATGATAAGGACCTCTGTCTTATCTGCAGTGAACTGTAAAAAGTTGTTCTTTTGGTCCTTAATTTGAAGTCAGACAATTGTACCAAACAGTCAGTTTGTCAGTCTCAGGCTTAAAAGAGACATAGAACTGGATATCATCAGCGTAacaggtccgtgtacttggtggccaacggattttcgttttgaaaggaaaaaaacaaaaacgaaaaacggccagtttcccaattaccattagtaaataggaaaacaaaaaacggaaaacaacccattattcgttttttgttttgatattaaaaaacggaaaacgaaaaacaatctcgttatccgattttctttgatgtatttgtagatggaactcggaaattaaaatgtgtgtataaatcttattcctttgtcagtacccgatccgtaccgcctgtaaaatccgttctgtgcactgcctgatcagttctacgcttgcgcgaacaccggcaaacttcacagctctatgcatgCATTGGCgttaaggatgtttggacattcccggttaccggaagaaaacattagacagtgatagtagaccgttatgatggcaaagatgaagtttacaaggtgtttgctggagttgcctaaagtatctgctaatgatatacggagcgtcgtctggccatccagtacaacaccatgtagcaaattaaataaaggcttcaaattttacatttcgtcatttctttgcaactttgaaggtaatttgctaacgctagctagcctgagctagaagccttgctttggtgttttaagtcatgactccgtcctgcttcaggttaaccatgttttaaataaagtttaagcatgtgtatacctctcacttcatgtgtttgtacttttatgaaagtatcaggtaaaaacagggctacaaatgagatctctgtgagagaccagctaactcctagcaaactattatgtagctcaatgctggacatttcacccctaattccggtcactttactgtatttgtatttgtttagtatttggtttagaagcctttattggtgatttttacggtacaaagtcctgctacatacgtacatagctagctatatatgctccgctatgtcgcgttagcatgcagctacaatagttagctatgagtatgctaacgttagattgtagtggaacgaagcagcactttctaacgtcaaaaatcgcagaccaaacactacacaatcggacatgtttcagcaggaatgtgtcccggaattggggagaatttaacaacattgccagctaagatgaccgttagcatgtagctactatagtgtttactgccgttagcatagtggtatacagcagtggtggctaggagagctgtcatcccatcttcaaaaggacacttatgtacgtttacacttcatcgcattaataatagacagtctatggttattagtcaagacgaagtattaggtaaaaacattaacgtaaacaacacaacaacgatgtcgctacacggttttggatcagtgacaagtttcgaatgtttgtagctatgactattgtataataaagatttaataaagaagttgtaatgtttggtcgtaaagtgttgacacatgttacttatatacagtctatcgtgcaggcagaacggatcgtgtaccaacagttacaaatcgcacagggacattgttagttttctactacgtaattatgcgcatgcacagaacggatcttacaggcggtactggccaataaatgctattgaagggcgggtcttggcgtggcgggagtaacttccgggtcacgaaaaaaataccaatgcaaaattaaggaatacgacttatacacatgtattttaatttccgagttccatctacaaatacatcaaagacaatcggataacgagattgtttttcgttttccgttttttaatatcaaaacaaaaaacgaataatgggttgttttccgtttttttgttttcctatttactaatggtaattgggaaactggccgtttttcgtttttgtttttttcctttcaaaacgaaaatccgttggccaccaagtacacggacctacACGGACCGTAACAGTGATATGAAATACCAAATAACAATGCTAGAGGGAGGAAAGAGATACTAGTAGCACCATCATTCTTACAACAGGAATGCGAAGTAGTCAAAGGAAATTATGTCTtcattttgagaaaatgttAATGCGTATATTTTTGAATCCCAAACATGAAATAAACCAAAAGCCTTCTCTGTCTATCTTTCAGCTGATTGGCATGTTGCTGGCCTGCTGTCTGTCCAGGATCATCACAGCCAATCAGTATGAGATGGTTTAGCTGATGTGACGTGGCAGGtgagacatttaaatatatgcacaacacacacacatacacacacacacacacacacacacacatttagagtAACAGCTGCAATAATCAATATTTGTTATATTTATGAATACAATTGCTAAGATAATgtaaaaggtgttactctacaGTTTgtatagcctggttgacaccagacccttctcagttgtaactgagagtgggtctggggaacgttcattcacagctcatttccaaaggggcgtcaccaacagacgctgctcaaatgcctctgggtgcAATTGGATAGttcttcaaccaatcagaccaacgatccaggtgacgtagcagcgacagcggcatcaacgggttgctgcgcttcgatgttgaatgtaaacaaaaagctgcttgctgtcgctgcgctatcatcatcgtgtaaagcctgcctcagcggtgcctcgatttggaaaaattggaaatgggcttgaatgggctcttcatcatggttttcccaggctagagTTTTTAGCCTTTCAGCACAGTTTTCTAAGgtgatagtagtagtagtagtggtagtgtTTTTGCTGCTCCCAAGTGGccttaaaattaattaattctgGTTtaattaaaggtacaatatgtcaTGCTGACAGCTAGCGTTTAAAATGGTTAATGCAGACCAAATTCAAAATACCGGAGAGAGTTGTCTCCCccggcccctcctccccaggCTCGAAGTTCACGGGTGTTGCCAGGTGGAGAACGCTGAACACAATGTCCCACAATGTCAATGTTAGCTAGatgctagtctcgcattaccagacattacttcacagtgCAGCGGAGTAGCTAGATGCTGCTATGTTGACGGCCATGAAAGCCCATGCTCTCGCGGAGCTCTGTACACGGCTGACAGCCACCCTTTCTCGGCCaaacataacaacaacaaccgcTAAAAAGACAGCGACCTCGCGGTTGTCTGTACCCAGATCACAGTCACTATTTGTTGGCTACGGCCTCTGAACAGAAGCGGGGAAAGAATTTAGGCAGGGGGGAGATTTTCGTTTCTATTACTTTCCAGGCCCCGTTatgtaaaacatgaaataaacataTAGCCTTTCTACACTGTTTGTCTATACACtgtacattacacattatggtcGCAATTCAGTTTGTAACAAAGTGGGAATCATCTTACTGTCCAACATATCATAACCGTGAAGCTGGCGATAGTAACGCTAGCCACAAGAATATTCCATAACGTAACGTGTGTCCCAATTCAACAATTCAGGCTACACGGTTGTTATGCCAAAGTTAAACTGCATGTTTCCATTATGAGGAAGTCCAACTTGCGGTTTCTGTATTATGTCTGGCAAAGTGGTTGTAAACagcttgcctggtcctctggTAATGGTAGCagttagcgtgttagcataGCGGTGTTAGCCTGCACCAGTCAGGATCACTTCaccggctgtgtctcaatttttTGCGAGTAACTCACTCGAGTACTGTATATTATTTATTGCAAgcacacaaatgttgaaattaatgAAATTGCCCATCCCGGCTACGAGTAACGTTAACCGTGATAAATTAGCTTAAAACTCAgcgcttacctgttcaggagaaaattagtcaactctgcgtccttttgggctgtaagctgtctcc
This window harbors:
- the tspan7b gene encoding tetraspanin-7b, whose protein sequence is METKPVITCLKTLLIVYSFVFWITGAILLAVGIWGKVMLGPYISLIADNSTNSPYVLIGTGTVIIVFGLFGCFATCRGSPWMLKLYAMFLSLVFLAELVAGISGFVFRHEIKGTFHRTYTDAVLNYNAEDEASRAVDYLQHTLRCCGVYNYTSWFGSVYYPSNGIPASCCFNSSDCKPEDLRNATLALNKVYHQGCYERVTSFMETNMAIIAGVTFGIAFSQLIGMLLACCLSRIITANQYEMV